CTGGGATATTAAGAGTCCCTAAAAGTACCCATTCTTTAATCGTCGCCAACAGATCAAGGCGCAGCCCAGTGTGAGAAATGCCGTATGGATGTCAGCGCGACGATCATAGCGAATTCGAAGGCGTCGGAATTGGCGCAGCCAACTGATCGTT
The sequence above is a segment of the Phycisphaerae bacterium genome. Coding sequences within it:
- a CDS encoding IS5/IS1182 family transposase, with translation TISWLRQFRRLRIRYDRRADIHTAFLTLGCALICWRRLKNGYF